CATACCCTAAAATAAAAGGAGGCTCGCCAACCAAATGGTAATTCCCTTTTCTTCTATATACATCGGCGAAATTCAAGCCGATCGCTTTCATTCGGACGATCACTGTCGATTTGGAACGTTTTGGCTCCTCGATGTCCCTCACGGAAAGAACTTCCGGTCCGCCAAATCCGTCAAAAACAAGTGCTTTCATCATCTATCTCCCTCCTAAGGTTCTACATTCTTTAAGATATAGGAATCACCCATTAATGGCAAGAAGGATGAAAGTGAACTCTTCTTTTCCCCTGACATGCTCGTCGTTTTCACTTTTTATAGTTCCTTGTATGTTCCACTATAATATTCACGTCGATCTTATCAATGGATTCAAGCGAGAGTTCTTTAAGCTCGTGTATATCCCAATTATCGTTACTGAAGCGATACGCCTTTTCAGCTAAATTAAAGGGATCCGCATTCATCTCAAGTCCCTTCTTGAACGTATCGTTCACCTCCGCTTTCACTCGATTTTCCAGGATTTTTTTTATTTCCTCCACAGGTACATGGCGATAATTTTCTTCAATGGTCACCGGCACGTCCAGCGTAATCCGGTATCTAGGAAAGGGGCCTTTTATGACATCTATCCGGGAACGTGGGCGTACTATTTGTACAGCCACCTTTTTAGTATCCGAAGATAGGTAAAGATTCTTTACATCATGATTGAGCCAAGCCAGCCCCTTAAGGTCATCCCCCTTCACCCAGCCTGTTAGTTTTTTATCGGATAAAAAATAACCGCCATCCAGCTTCACGATCTTCTTTGCATCATTGCCTTCTTTCCAAGTTTCATTATCTATCTGCAAGGTAGGGACCAGAATCGAGCTAACCGGCTCCCGATACCTTTGAATCAGATTTTGATAGGTAATGATGGGGATGAACGAGTTATTCCTGAATACTTCTTCAGGATTGAACACGAGAGTATGGATTGGGGATTTATTAAAAAAACCATTCACAGTCATTGCTTGCTGCAGGTTTTCCTTCACACTGTATACCCAGGTGTTATACCTTATCAATTCCGTACGTCCTGCATAATCCAAAAATTCACCCAGATGATTTTCCATAAAGGATGGGGTGAAGTAAAGCGAATTGATTTGCCCGAAATACACCGGAATAAAAGAGGATTTCTGAATGTCATCAAATGCTTCATCAATGGTCTCACCCGTCCCTTTCCCTAACAATACGGGAGATGCCTCAGGCAAAAGCGCGTTCCCCTCTTGTTTGGCAATGCCCGAAAAATTTAAAGATTGAAAATAAATATGGTATTTTCCTTTTTGAAAATCAAATCCGAGCGCTGTAATATACACTTGGTTTTGAATCTCTTTCATCCCCCAGCATCCTGATAACGGCACTGAAAATAGACAAATTATAATCAGCATTTTTTTCACTGGAATCTACTCCTTTTTCCGATCGGGATCCATTGGGGAATAAGCTTCGTTCCGGGTCTTCATGTATTTGTATGGAATTTTTATAATACTTTTCAGCACATCGCCTGTATTCAGCTTATAAAACGACGCCAAATATGGATGACCAAAGCTCTCCAAACCGGCGAGAGCAATAAAAATGAAAAACACACCAAGGAAGAATCCATACAGTCCCATAATGGAGGATATCCCCAATATGAAAAATCGAATGAGCAGAACATTTCCCGCTAAATTCTGGTTGACTAAAGTATAACCAGAAATAACGGTAATGGCCCCGATCACGAGAGTGGAAGGAGATGTCAAGCCAGCCCGAATCGCTGCATCCCCTATGATCAGCCCCCCTAATACGGCGACGGTTTGTCCCACTGCTTTAGGCAGTCGGACCCCCGCTTCTTTGAATAATTCAAAGAAAACAAGCATGATGAATAATTCCAAAGGGCCAGCGATGGGCAGTCCATTCCTTGAGACGGAAACGGTAGCCATCAGCGGAAATGGCAGTTGATCCAATTGATAAGAGGTTAGACCTGTCCAGAAACCAGGTAAAAAAATGGTCGTGACGAAAGCCAGTATCCGCAGTACCCTTTCAGCGCTCACATACAAAAAACTCACTTGATTATCCTCAGGCGTTTTCAAGAGATGAGTCATGTTGACCGGTCCGAGTAAACAGCTTGGGCTTCCATCGACCATTATCGCGAATCTTCCTTGATTAAGCGATTCTACGACATAATCGGGTCTACCTGAATAATCGACCAAGGGAAATATGGAGAAAGGTTGGTCATATAAAAGCTCTTCAATTTGATAG
This genomic stretch from Peribacillus muralis harbors:
- a CDS encoding Ger(x)C family spore germination protein yields the protein MLIIICLFSVPLSGCWGMKEIQNQVYITALGFDFQKGKYHIYFQSLNFSGIAKQEGNALLPEASPVLLGKGTGETIDEAFDDIQKSSFIPVYFGQINSLYFTPSFMENHLGEFLDYAGRTELIRYNTWVYSVKENLQQAMTVNGFFNKSPIHTLVFNPEEVFRNNSFIPIITYQNLIQRYREPVSSILVPTLQIDNETWKEGNDAKKIVKLDGGYFLSDKKLTGWVKGDDLKGLAWLNHDVKNLYLSSDTKKVAVQIVRPRSRIDVIKGPFPRYRITLDVPVTIEENYRHVPVEEIKKILENRVKAEVNDTFKKGLEMNADPFNLAEKAYRFSNDNWDIHELKELSLESIDKIDVNIIVEHTRNYKK
- a CDS encoding spore germination protein; its protein translation is MAKAHDHHALLTKEGLYQLFQAHSDVRVSSKVFNHEDMDRQEVLLVYTSGMVDSMLIYDTVLPAVDRLIKKGKTIGVETLDHLLAIEEIKPSPRVQEELSLALFSGNLLLFDCQTSQMLSINVAKMPQRSIDESNMEVSIRGPRDGFIENSEVNIALIRQRLKTTALANQSYTLGTRSNTNVNLLYMEDVINPDVLRNIQLKLSSLQIDTVTSSYQIEELLYDQPFSIFPLVDYSGRPDYVVESLNQGRFAIMVDGSPSCLLGPVNMTHLLKTPEDNQVSFLYVSAERVLRILAFVTTIFLPGFWTGLTSYQLDQLPFPLMATVSVSRNGLPIAGPLELFIMLVFFELFKEAGVRLPKAVGQTVAVLGGLIIGDAAIRAGLTSPSTLVIGAITVISGYTLVNQNLAGNVLLIRFFILGISSIMGLYGFFLGVFFIFIALAGLESFGHPYLASFYKLNTGDVLKSIIKIPYKYMKTRNEAYSPMDPDRKKE